The following coding sequences lie in one Spinacia oleracea cultivar Varoflay chromosome 1, BTI_SOV_V1, whole genome shotgun sequence genomic window:
- the LOC130466411 gene encoding uncharacterized protein isoform X1 produces the protein MLVSLFFPFRMSAIWLLLRYGSHSFDIRVGDMEKYRLLKLFLDIFEESVKQDVFLPSTFSLYVEGPCGKVELNDDKTLRLLWGWNWGKDTAEIWVEGTDKPGLVFRNAVATIENHRKEKERQLKERQEELLRAQREEEEAMRKQQEREDILREIQEQMEYTVAMEVPVVDCEDMKVEYVRVISKDDADELFPGCSQPKQTQESPKKQPTPPKHTNHVASKSKGKDKPASKKLTLKRRASAKQPTPQKQPTPPKQPTKQPTPPPPPPPPQKEPTQPKQQQHTPPPEHPTSPPQQQQHTPPPEHPTSPPQHHTPPPPPQNPTPPQNNQTDEPNNQAPPDQAQPVKKKGGRARPEGFRVNKVTAKKAGTWVSKGKGKGRKGTGRSKTPGVFADVGEICSEEESEDSDYEESDSEQEDVLNDWIDSDVDDEVIPDDIPDLGFEDCLNGSSKMDKAYKNGKIWTDQPYGSIKLEPWLIFHDKATFLEVLRSYYIQEGFGLSVERADNRRYTAVCAVESCDWRIHASRLFDNVSWAIKVISGSHRTCGRLEENPVVTSEWLCKHMLGEIEANPEIPVETLRRYAQEKFQLRVKKRLLYKVRSMAKGKLHGGWAKAYELLPRYAEMIKQTNPGSHALITWGASSGDVNPKFRACFFSFAAQVRGFLRGCRPIIGIDGAHLSGFYKGILLTAVGIDGNNEIFVLAYGIVDTESCDSWTYFMRCLRQMFEQEGCNRDDWTFISDRMKGVELAVRETFPRATRRVCCQHLYMNCKNNGFSGSAFHKLFWIAANAYNEYVFGKAMEKISEYNANATAYLNSCIEQWSRHKFDSTVCCDHNTTNFVESFNACTKPFRDMPVFSLLEAIRSWCMQRVGARFNKAVDMEEGQLTAYALKELEERTAESRLCYATACGGGEFEVRDGHVNFPIRLATRSCACGKWQICGIPCKHALRVIYDQRMNPHDFISPWFKAAAYKLTYAEHIHPMADPSQWPDFGLPSIQPPTIKRPSGRPAKKRKRGANEPKKGKRNTNVKCGKCREFGHNSRTCKSGGTSATGPSTSKSGAAGASTSNGGPNTRKRSKAAA, from the exons ATGttagtttcattattttttccCTTTAGGATGAGTGCTATTTGGTTGTTACTACGTTATGGGTCACATAGTTTTGATATTAGAGTGGGAGACATGGAAAAATATCGTTTGTTGAAGTTGTTTCTTGATATCTTTGAGGAATCAGTTAAGCAAGATGTTTTTTTGCCTAGTACCTTTAGCTTGTATGTTGAGGGTCCTTGTGGTAAGGTTGAATTGAATGATGATAAGACTTTAAGGCTTCTGTGGGGATGGAATTGGGGTAAAGACACTGCTGAAATTTGGGTTGAGGGAACAGATAAACCAGGATTGGTGTTTAGGAATGCTGTTGCAACAATTGAGAATCATAGAAAGGAAAAAGAGAGACAACTTAAGGAGAGACAAGAGGAACTGTTGAGGGCTCaaagagaggaggaagaggCAATGAGGAAACAACAGGAAAGGGAGGACATTTTGAGGGAAATACAGGAACAAATGGAGTACACTGTGGCTATGGAGGTCCCTGTTGTTGATTGTGAGGACATGAAGGTTGAGTATGTGAGAGTCATTAGCAAAGATGATGCTGATGAGCTGTTTCCAGGTTGCTCTCAACCAAAACAAACACAAGAATCCCCAAAGAAACAACCCACCCCACCCAAACACACAAATCATGTTGCTTCTAAGTCAAAAGGCAAGGATAAGCCTGCTTCTAAGAAACTAACCCTCAAAAGGAGGGCATCAGCTAAACAACCCACCCCACAGAAACAACCCACCCCACCTAAACAACCCACCAAACAACCTacaccaccacccccaccaccCCCACCACAGAAAGAACCCACCCaaccaaaacaacaacaacacacaccacCACCAGAACATCCCACCTCtccaccacaacaacaacaacacacaccacCACCAGAACATCCCACCTCTCCACCACAACATCAcacccctccaccaccaccacaaaatCCCACTCCACCACAGAACAACCAAACTGATGAGCCTAACAATCAAGCACCACCTGATCAAGCTCAGCCAGTGAAAAAGAAGGGGGGCAGAGCTAGACCTGAGGGGTTTAGGGTTAACAAAGTCACTGCTAAGAAGGCTGGAACTTGGGTTTCCAAGGGAAAGGGAAAAGGGAGAAAGGGTACAGGAAGGTCTAAGACACCAGGGGTTTTTGCTGATGTTGGTGAGATATGTTCAGAAGAGGAGAGTGAGGATTCTGATTATGAGGAATCAGATTCTGAACAAGAGGATGTTCTGAATGATTGGATTGATtctgatgttgatgatgaggtGATTCCTGATGATATTCCTGATTTGGGGTTTGAGGATTGTCTAAATGGTTCCTCAAAGATGGATAAGGCCTATAAAAATGGCAAAATATGGACTGATCAACCATATGGGTCCATTAAGTTAGAACCCTGGTTGATCTTTCATGATAAGGCCACATTTCTTGAAGTGTTGAGAAGTTACTACATACAGGAGGGGTTTGGGCTTAGTGTTGAGAGGGCTGACAATAGGAGGTACACAGCAGTGTGTGCAGTGGAGTCATGTGACTGGAGGATACATGCCAGTAGGTTGTTTGACAATGTTAGCTGGGCCATTAAGGTGATCAGTGGGTCCCACAGAACTTGTGGGAGGCTTGAGGAGAATCCAGTGGTGACCTCTGAGTGGTTGTGTAAGCATATGTTGGGGGAAATAGAGGCAAATCCAGAGATTCCAGTGGAGACATTGAGGAGGTATGCACAGGAGAAGTTTCAGTTGAGGGTGAAAAAGAGGCTATTGTACAAGGTCAGGAGTATGGCAAAGGGAAAGCTGCATGGTGGTTGGGCTAAAGCATATGAGCTGTTGCCTAGATATGCTGAGATGATTAAGCAAACAAACCCAGGGAGTCATGCACTTATAACATGGGGGGCCAGTAGTGGGGATGTGAACCCAAAATTCAGAGCTTGCTTCTTCTCATTTGCTGCACAAGTCAGGGGGTTTCTAAGGGGTTGTAGGCCCATAATTGGAATAGATGGGGCTCATTTAAGTGGTTTCTACAAGGGCATTCTACTGACAGCAGTTGGCATAGATGGGAATAATGAAATTTTTGTTCTTGCCTATGGGATAGTAGACACTGAGAGTTGTGACAGTTGGACCTACTTCATGAGATGTTTGAGGCAAATGTTTGAGCAGGAGGGTTGCAACAGAGATGATTGGACCTTCATCAGTGATAGGATGAAG GGTGTTGAGTTGGCAGTTAGAGAAACTTTTCCTAGAGCAACTAGGAGAGTTTGCTGCCAACACCTATACATGAATTGTAAGAACAATGGCTTCAGTGGATCTGCATTCCACAAGCTCTTTTGGATAGCTGCTAATGCATACAATGAGTATGTGTTTGGTAAGGCCATGGAAAAGATCAGTGAGTACAATGCAAATGCCACTGCATACTTGAACAGCTGCATTGAGCAGTGGTCTAGGCATAAGTTTGACTCTACTGtttgttgtgatcacaacacaACAAACTTTGTGGAGTCATTCAATGCATGCACAAAGCCCTTCAGAGACATGCCTGTCTTCTCATTATTGGAAG CAATCAGAAGTTGGTGTATGCAGAGGGTGGGGGCTAGATTTAACAAGGCAGTTGACATGGAGGAAGGTCAGCTCACTGCATATGCATTGAAAGAGTTAGAGGAGAGGACAGCTGAGTCCAGGTTATGTTATGCCACAGCATGTGGAGGGGGTGAATTTGAGGTTAGGGATGGACATGTCAACTTCCCAATTAGGCTTGCAACAAGAAGTTGTGCCTGTGGGAAGTGGCAGATCTGTGGAATCCCCTGCAAGCATGCACTGAGGGTCATATATGACCAAAGGATGAACCCCCATGATTTCATATCCCCATGGTTCAAGGCTGCTGCATACAAGCTAACCTATGCAGAACATATTCATCCTATGGCAGATCCATCTCAGTGGCCTGACTTTGGCCTTCCTTCCATTCAGCCTCCAACCATCAAAAGACCATCTGGCAGACCtgctaagaagagaaagagaggggCAAATGAACCAAAGAAAGGGAAGAGGAACACAAATGTGAAATGTGGAAAGTGTAGAGAGTTTGGTCACAACTCAAGAACATGCAAGAGTGGAGGAACAAGTGCCACTGGACCAAGTACTTCAAAGAGTGGTGCAGCAGGAGCAAGTACATCAAATGGGGGACCAAACACAAGGAAGAGGTCAAAGGCAGCTGCATAG
- the LOC130466411 gene encoding uncharacterized protein isoform X2: MSAIWLLLRYGSHSFDIRVGDMEKYRLLKLFLDIFEESVKQDVFLPSTFSLYVEGPCGKVELNDDKTLRLLWGWNWGKDTAEIWVEGTDKPGLVFRNAVATIENHRKEKERQLKERQEELLRAQREEEEAMRKQQEREDILREIQEQMEYTVAMEVPVVDCEDMKVEYVRVISKDDADELFPGCSQPKQTQESPKKQPTPPKHTNHVASKSKGKDKPASKKLTLKRRASAKQPTPQKQPTPPKQPTKQPTPPPPPPPPQKEPTQPKQQQHTPPPEHPTSPPQQQQHTPPPEHPTSPPQHHTPPPPPQNPTPPQNNQTDEPNNQAPPDQAQPVKKKGGRARPEGFRVNKVTAKKAGTWVSKGKGKGRKGTGRSKTPGVFADVGEICSEEESEDSDYEESDSEQEDVLNDWIDSDVDDEVIPDDIPDLGFEDCLNGSSKMDKAYKNGKIWTDQPYGSIKLEPWLIFHDKATFLEVLRSYYIQEGFGLSVERADNRRYTAVCAVESCDWRIHASRLFDNVSWAIKVISGSHRTCGRLEENPVVTSEWLCKHMLGEIEANPEIPVETLRRYAQEKFQLRVKKRLLYKVRSMAKGKLHGGWAKAYELLPRYAEMIKQTNPGSHALITWGASSGDVNPKFRACFFSFAAQVRGFLRGCRPIIGIDGAHLSGFYKGILLTAVGIDGNNEIFVLAYGIVDTESCDSWTYFMRCLRQMFEQEGCNRDDWTFISDRMKGVELAVRETFPRATRRVCCQHLYMNCKNNGFSGSAFHKLFWIAANAYNEYVFGKAMEKISEYNANATAYLNSCIEQWSRHKFDSTVCCDHNTTNFVESFNACTKPFRDMPVFSLLEAIRSWCMQRVGARFNKAVDMEEGQLTAYALKELEERTAESRLCYATACGGGEFEVRDGHVNFPIRLATRSCACGKWQICGIPCKHALRVIYDQRMNPHDFISPWFKAAAYKLTYAEHIHPMADPSQWPDFGLPSIQPPTIKRPSGRPAKKRKRGANEPKKGKRNTNVKCGKCREFGHNSRTCKSGGTSATGPSTSKSGAAGASTSNGGPNTRKRSKAAA; encoded by the exons ATGAGTGCTATTTGGTTGTTACTACGTTATGGGTCACATAGTTTTGATATTAGAGTGGGAGACATGGAAAAATATCGTTTGTTGAAGTTGTTTCTTGATATCTTTGAGGAATCAGTTAAGCAAGATGTTTTTTTGCCTAGTACCTTTAGCTTGTATGTTGAGGGTCCTTGTGGTAAGGTTGAATTGAATGATGATAAGACTTTAAGGCTTCTGTGGGGATGGAATTGGGGTAAAGACACTGCTGAAATTTGGGTTGAGGGAACAGATAAACCAGGATTGGTGTTTAGGAATGCTGTTGCAACAATTGAGAATCATAGAAAGGAAAAAGAGAGACAACTTAAGGAGAGACAAGAGGAACTGTTGAGGGCTCaaagagaggaggaagaggCAATGAGGAAACAACAGGAAAGGGAGGACATTTTGAGGGAAATACAGGAACAAATGGAGTACACTGTGGCTATGGAGGTCCCTGTTGTTGATTGTGAGGACATGAAGGTTGAGTATGTGAGAGTCATTAGCAAAGATGATGCTGATGAGCTGTTTCCAGGTTGCTCTCAACCAAAACAAACACAAGAATCCCCAAAGAAACAACCCACCCCACCCAAACACACAAATCATGTTGCTTCTAAGTCAAAAGGCAAGGATAAGCCTGCTTCTAAGAAACTAACCCTCAAAAGGAGGGCATCAGCTAAACAACCCACCCCACAGAAACAACCCACCCCACCTAAACAACCCACCAAACAACCTacaccaccacccccaccaccCCCACCACAGAAAGAACCCACCCaaccaaaacaacaacaacacacaccacCACCAGAACATCCCACCTCtccaccacaacaacaacaacacacaccacCACCAGAACATCCCACCTCTCCACCACAACATCAcacccctccaccaccaccacaaaatCCCACTCCACCACAGAACAACCAAACTGATGAGCCTAACAATCAAGCACCACCTGATCAAGCTCAGCCAGTGAAAAAGAAGGGGGGCAGAGCTAGACCTGAGGGGTTTAGGGTTAACAAAGTCACTGCTAAGAAGGCTGGAACTTGGGTTTCCAAGGGAAAGGGAAAAGGGAGAAAGGGTACAGGAAGGTCTAAGACACCAGGGGTTTTTGCTGATGTTGGTGAGATATGTTCAGAAGAGGAGAGTGAGGATTCTGATTATGAGGAATCAGATTCTGAACAAGAGGATGTTCTGAATGATTGGATTGATtctgatgttgatgatgaggtGATTCCTGATGATATTCCTGATTTGGGGTTTGAGGATTGTCTAAATGGTTCCTCAAAGATGGATAAGGCCTATAAAAATGGCAAAATATGGACTGATCAACCATATGGGTCCATTAAGTTAGAACCCTGGTTGATCTTTCATGATAAGGCCACATTTCTTGAAGTGTTGAGAAGTTACTACATACAGGAGGGGTTTGGGCTTAGTGTTGAGAGGGCTGACAATAGGAGGTACACAGCAGTGTGTGCAGTGGAGTCATGTGACTGGAGGATACATGCCAGTAGGTTGTTTGACAATGTTAGCTGGGCCATTAAGGTGATCAGTGGGTCCCACAGAACTTGTGGGAGGCTTGAGGAGAATCCAGTGGTGACCTCTGAGTGGTTGTGTAAGCATATGTTGGGGGAAATAGAGGCAAATCCAGAGATTCCAGTGGAGACATTGAGGAGGTATGCACAGGAGAAGTTTCAGTTGAGGGTGAAAAAGAGGCTATTGTACAAGGTCAGGAGTATGGCAAAGGGAAAGCTGCATGGTGGTTGGGCTAAAGCATATGAGCTGTTGCCTAGATATGCTGAGATGATTAAGCAAACAAACCCAGGGAGTCATGCACTTATAACATGGGGGGCCAGTAGTGGGGATGTGAACCCAAAATTCAGAGCTTGCTTCTTCTCATTTGCTGCACAAGTCAGGGGGTTTCTAAGGGGTTGTAGGCCCATAATTGGAATAGATGGGGCTCATTTAAGTGGTTTCTACAAGGGCATTCTACTGACAGCAGTTGGCATAGATGGGAATAATGAAATTTTTGTTCTTGCCTATGGGATAGTAGACACTGAGAGTTGTGACAGTTGGACCTACTTCATGAGATGTTTGAGGCAAATGTTTGAGCAGGAGGGTTGCAACAGAGATGATTGGACCTTCATCAGTGATAGGATGAAG GGTGTTGAGTTGGCAGTTAGAGAAACTTTTCCTAGAGCAACTAGGAGAGTTTGCTGCCAACACCTATACATGAATTGTAAGAACAATGGCTTCAGTGGATCTGCATTCCACAAGCTCTTTTGGATAGCTGCTAATGCATACAATGAGTATGTGTTTGGTAAGGCCATGGAAAAGATCAGTGAGTACAATGCAAATGCCACTGCATACTTGAACAGCTGCATTGAGCAGTGGTCTAGGCATAAGTTTGACTCTACTGtttgttgtgatcacaacacaACAAACTTTGTGGAGTCATTCAATGCATGCACAAAGCCCTTCAGAGACATGCCTGTCTTCTCATTATTGGAAG CAATCAGAAGTTGGTGTATGCAGAGGGTGGGGGCTAGATTTAACAAGGCAGTTGACATGGAGGAAGGTCAGCTCACTGCATATGCATTGAAAGAGTTAGAGGAGAGGACAGCTGAGTCCAGGTTATGTTATGCCACAGCATGTGGAGGGGGTGAATTTGAGGTTAGGGATGGACATGTCAACTTCCCAATTAGGCTTGCAACAAGAAGTTGTGCCTGTGGGAAGTGGCAGATCTGTGGAATCCCCTGCAAGCATGCACTGAGGGTCATATATGACCAAAGGATGAACCCCCATGATTTCATATCCCCATGGTTCAAGGCTGCTGCATACAAGCTAACCTATGCAGAACATATTCATCCTATGGCAGATCCATCTCAGTGGCCTGACTTTGGCCTTCCTTCCATTCAGCCTCCAACCATCAAAAGACCATCTGGCAGACCtgctaagaagagaaagagaggggCAAATGAACCAAAGAAAGGGAAGAGGAACACAAATGTGAAATGTGGAAAGTGTAGAGAGTTTGGTCACAACTCAAGAACATGCAAGAGTGGAGGAACAAGTGCCACTGGACCAAGTACTTCAAAGAGTGGTGCAGCAGGAGCAAGTACATCAAATGGGGGACCAAACACAAGGAAGAGGTCAAAGGCAGCTGCATAG